One segment of Desulfosudis oleivorans Hxd3 DNA contains the following:
- the rpsJ gene encoding 30S ribosomal protein S10, which yields MNTKIRIKLKAYDHKLLDQSALDIVDTARKTGARIVGPIPLPTRINKFCVLRSPHVDKKSREQFEMRTHKRLLDIIEPTQQTVDALMKLDLSPGVDVAIKL from the coding sequence ATGAATACCAAGATCAGGATTAAGCTCAAGGCGTACGATCATAAGCTGCTGGACCAGTCGGCACTGGACATCGTTGATACGGCCCGGAAAACCGGGGCCCGGATCGTGGGACCCATCCCCCTTCCCACGCGGATCAACAAGTTCTGCGTGCTGCGGTCGCCCCACGTGGACAAGAAGTCCCGGGAGCAGTTTGAAATGCGGACCCATAAGCGGCTGCTGGATATTATTGAACCGACTCAACAGACGGTGGACGCGTTGATGAAGCTTGACCTGTCTCCGGGTGTGGATGTCGCCATCAAATTGTAG
- the rplC gene encoding 50S ribosomal protein L3, which translates to MCRGIIGRKIGMTGVFSDQGEYVPVTVIEAGPCVVTQIKTVETDGYSALQLGFLEKKASKINKPLAGHFKKSGGVGFAYVREMAVDDPSAYTLGQVINAELFSAGEKVHVAGLMKGRGFAGVVKRHGFAGGKDTHGCHSHRVPGSIGTSAWPSKVFKGRKLPGRYGNTRITTKNLKIFDIQPETNLILIKGAVPGSNNGLVEIRKINA; encoded by the coding sequence ATGTGCAGAGGAATTATTGGACGAAAGATAGGAATGACAGGGGTCTTTTCCGACCAGGGAGAGTATGTCCCGGTTACGGTGATTGAAGCCGGCCCCTGCGTGGTGACCCAGATCAAGACTGTTGAAACCGACGGCTACAGCGCCCTTCAGCTGGGGTTTTTGGAAAAAAAGGCCAGCAAGATCAACAAGCCGCTGGCCGGCCATTTCAAAAAGAGCGGCGGTGTGGGGTTTGCCTACGTCAGGGAAATGGCGGTGGACGATCCTTCCGCGTATACCCTGGGCCAGGTGATCAACGCCGAACTGTTTTCAGCCGGAGAGAAGGTGCATGTGGCCGGACTGATGAAGGGGCGTGGTTTTGCCGGTGTTGTAAAACGGCACGGATTTGCCGGCGGCAAGGATACCCACGGCTGCCACAGCCACAGGGTACCCGGTTCCATCGGCACCAGCGCCTGGCCCAGTAAGGTATTCAAGGGCAGGAAGCTGCCCGGCCGTTACGGCAATACACGCATTACGACCAAAAATTTGAAAATATTTGATATTCAACCGGAAACCAACCTGATCCTGATCAAGGGCGCGGTTCCCGGCAGCAACAACGGACTGGTGGAGATTCGGAAAATCAACGCCTGA
- the rplD gene encoding 50S ribosomal protein L4: protein MAVVDIKNMNGETVSQAELPDSIFDVEVKSSVLHEVVKMQLARRRSGTASTKGRSDVAGSRAKLFRQKGTGRARRGDVKSPLLKGGGVVFGPHPRSFDYSVPKKVRKLALKMALTSKLRDNTLTVVDQFRFDRIKTKDFVGAINALGAANALVISDGSETLEKSARNVPKVKVLKCEGLNVYDILKYKNLVLPEAAIKMIEGRLL, encoded by the coding sequence ATGGCGGTTGTAGATATAAAAAATATGAACGGGGAAACGGTTTCTCAGGCAGAACTTCCCGACAGCATCTTCGATGTGGAGGTCAAGTCGAGCGTTCTGCACGAGGTGGTAAAAATGCAGCTGGCGCGCAGGCGTTCGGGAACCGCTTCCACCAAGGGGCGGTCCGATGTGGCGGGCAGCCGGGCCAAACTTTTTCGCCAGAAGGGCACGGGCCGTGCCCGGCGGGGCGATGTCAAGTCGCCGCTGCTGAAAGGCGGGGGCGTTGTTTTCGGTCCCCATCCCCGCTCCTTTGATTACAGTGTGCCCAAGAAAGTCAGGAAACTGGCGCTGAAAATGGCACTGACCAGCAAGCTGCGGGACAACACCCTGACCGTTGTGGACCAGTTCCGGTTCGACAGGATCAAGACAAAGGACTTTGTCGGTGCCATCAATGCGCTGGGTGCCGCCAACGCCCTGGTCATCTCCGACGGCAGTGAGACCCTTGAAAAGTCGGCCCGCAACGTGCCGAAGGTAAAGGTGCTCAAATGCGAGGGGCTGAATGTTTACGACATTCTTAAATACAAGAATCTCGTTCTGCCCGAGGCGGCGATCAAGATGATAGAGGGGAGGCTTTTGTAA
- the rplW gene encoding 50S ribosomal protein L23 — MVYHDLIRRPVTTEKTTLQKETANQVTFEVDRRANRVEIKRAVEQVFNAKVAAVNTATVKGKKKRMGRNIGKRKDWKKAVVTLMPGERIDFFEGV; from the coding sequence ATGGTTTATCATGATTTAATCCGGCGTCCGGTGACCACCGAGAAGACGACCCTTCAGAAGGAGACGGCCAACCAGGTGACCTTTGAGGTCGACCGGCGGGCCAACCGGGTGGAGATTAAGCGCGCGGTGGAGCAGGTGTTCAACGCCAAGGTGGCCGCCGTCAATACCGCCACCGTAAAGGGAAAGAAAAAACGCATGGGCCGGAATATCGGCAAGCGGAAAGATTGGAAAAAAGCGGTAGTGACCCTGATGCCGGGGGAACGTATCGATTTTTTTGAGGGTGTATAG
- the rplB gene encoding 50S ribosomal protein L2, producing the protein MGIRKVKPTSPGRRFQEYSTFEEITADRPSEKGLIEPLRKTGGRNVNGRITCRHRGGGHKRHYRVIDFKRNKDDIPAKVAAIEYDPNRSARIALLFYADGEKRYILAPVNLKVGDTVMSGQASEIKPGNAMPLASIPLGTEVHNIELRLGKGGQIVRSAGGYAKVMAKEARYVLLRLPSSEMRKVLATCKATIGRVGNVEHDDVSIGKAGRNRWLGKRPRVRGVAMNPVDHPMGGGEGKSSGGRHPCSPWGQQSKGVRTRNNKRTDQFIVKRRSK; encoded by the coding sequence ATGGGTATCAGAAAAGTAAAACCGACTTCTCCCGGGCGCAGGTTCCAGGAATATTCTACATTTGAAGAGATAACCGCCGACCGGCCGTCCGAAAAGGGTCTCATCGAACCGTTGCGGAAAACCGGTGGGCGGAATGTCAATGGACGGATCACCTGCCGGCATCGGGGCGGCGGCCACAAGCGGCACTATCGGGTCATCGACTTCAAGCGCAACAAGGATGACATTCCCGCAAAGGTGGCGGCCATCGAGTATGACCCCAACCGGTCGGCCCGGATTGCCCTGCTTTTTTACGCTGATGGTGAGAAACGCTATATTCTGGCGCCGGTGAACCTGAAGGTGGGCGACACTGTGATGAGCGGCCAGGCTTCGGAAATCAAGCCCGGCAATGCCATGCCCCTGGCCAGCATTCCCCTGGGCACGGAAGTGCACAATATCGAACTGCGGCTGGGCAAGGGCGGGCAGATCGTCCGCAGCGCCGGCGGCTATGCAAAGGTGATGGCAAAGGAGGCCCGCTATGTGCTGCTGCGGCTCCCCTCCAGCGAGATGCGCAAAGTGCTGGCCACCTGCAAGGCCACCATCGGCCGGGTGGGAAATGTGGAACACGACGATGTTTCCATCGGCAAGGCCGGCAGAAACCGGTGGCTGGGCAAGCGGCCCCGTGTTCGCGGCGTGGCCATGAACCCCGTGGATCATCCCATGGGTGGTGGTGAAGGCAAGTCCTCGGGCGGCCGTCATCCCTGTTCTCCCTGGGGCCAGCAGTCCAAGGGTGTCAGGACACGCAACAACAAGAGAACCGATCAGTTTATTGTCAAGAGACGATCAAAATAA
- the rpsS gene encoding 30S ribosomal protein S19 — MPRSLKKGPFVDEKLENKIVIARNTKSSHIIKTWSRRSTVTPEMVGLTFAVHNGKKFIPVFVTENMVGHKLGEFSPTRTFYGHAGSKKSKVR, encoded by the coding sequence ATGCCAAGGTCGTTGAAAAAAGGGCCGTTTGTAGATGAAAAGCTTGAAAATAAGATCGTGATTGCCCGCAACACCAAGAGCAGTCATATCATCAAGACCTGGTCCCGGCGGTCTACCGTTACCCCTGAGATGGTGGGGCTGACCTTTGCGGTGCATAACGGGAAAAAGTTCATTCCCGTGTTCGTGACGGAAAACATGGTAGGCCACAAGCTTGGCGAGTTTTCTCCTACCCGTACCTTTTATGGCCATGCCGGTTCGAAAAAGAGCAAGGTCAGGTAG
- the rplV gene encoding 50S ribosomal protein L22, which yields MEQVSATARYLRIGPQKVRMLVDGIKGKSVEKGLNTLRFMPNKGAGLVEKALRSAVANAEEKNMDVDGLVILNVLVDQGPTLKRFRPRARGRATRILKRTSHITVVLAEKAAKN from the coding sequence ATGGAGCAGGTAAGCGCAACAGCAAGATATTTACGGATCGGTCCCCAGAAGGTTCGCATGCTGGTGGACGGCATCAAGGGGAAGTCTGTCGAAAAGGGGCTCAACACGCTCAGGTTCATGCCCAACAAGGGTGCCGGACTGGTCGAGAAGGCGCTTCGCTCCGCCGTGGCCAATGCCGAAGAAAAGAATATGGATGTGGACGGCCTGGTCATTCTCAACGTGCTTGTGGACCAGGGGCCTACACTGAAGCGTTTTCGGCCCAGGGCACGGGGAAGAGCCACCCGAATATTGAAACGGACAAGCCATATCACGGTTGTTCTGGCTGAAAAAGCAGCCAAAAACTAA
- the rpsC gene encoding 30S ribosomal protein S3 — protein sequence MGQKVNPEGLRLGIVKTWQSRWYADKEYADFILEDFKLREFVKKKLHHAGIAKVEIERSLNRIRLRIFAARPGIVIGKKGNEIEQLKNEIRQKVVAGKDLAIDIQEVKKPETVAQLVAENVAGQLERRVAFRRAMKRGVSSAMRFGVKGIKIICSGRLGGAEMARREWYREGRVPLHTLRADVDYGFVEASTTYGRIGVKVFIFKGEVLKDERKKN from the coding sequence TTGGGTCAGAAAGTAAATCCTGAGGGGTTGCGGCTGGGCATTGTCAAAACCTGGCAGTCACGCTGGTACGCCGACAAGGAATATGCGGATTTTATTCTTGAAGATTTCAAACTGCGCGAATTCGTGAAGAAGAAGCTTCACCATGCCGGTATCGCCAAGGTGGAGATCGAACGGTCGTTGAACCGCATTCGTCTGCGTATATTTGCCGCACGGCCCGGTATCGTCATCGGGAAGAAGGGCAATGAGATCGAACAGCTGAAAAACGAAATCCGCCAGAAGGTCGTTGCCGGCAAGGATCTGGCCATCGACATTCAGGAAGTAAAAAAACCCGAAACCGTGGCCCAGCTGGTGGCCGAAAACGTTGCCGGTCAACTGGAACGGCGTGTGGCCTTCCGGCGCGCCATGAAACGCGGGGTCTCTTCGGCCATGCGGTTCGGCGTCAAGGGCATCAAGATCATCTGCTCCGGCCGCCTGGGCGGCGCTGAAATGGCCCGCCGGGAGTGGTACCGGGAAGGCCGGGTGCCGCTTCACACCCTGCGGGCCGATGTGGATTACGGGTTTGTAGAGGCCAGTACCACCTATGGCCGTATTGGCGTCAAGGTGTTTATTTTCAAGGGCGAAGTGCTCAAGGATGAACGAAAGAAGAACTGA
- the rplP gene encoding 50S ribosomal protein L16 yields MLSPKKVKFRKQQRGRRTGTRLAGSTLSFGEFGLQATECGMITARQIEAARIAMTRYIKRAGKTWIRIFPDKPFTKKPAEVRMGKGKGAPEGWAAVIRPGRILYEMDGVPDELAREAFRLAAHKLPVKTKFVKRETA; encoded by the coding sequence ATGCTGAGTCCAAAGAAAGTTAAATTCAGAAAACAACAGCGGGGAAGAAGAACGGGGACCCGCCTTGCCGGAAGCACCTTGAGTTTCGGTGAATTCGGCCTGCAGGCCACCGAGTGCGGCATGATTACCGCCCGGCAGATTGAGGCGGCTCGTATCGCCATGACCCGGTATATCAAACGTGCGGGAAAGACCTGGATACGGATTTTCCCGGACAAGCCGTTTACCAAGAAGCCCGCTGAAGTGCGAATGGGCAAGGGCAAGGGCGCGCCTGAAGGATGGGCCGCGGTGATTCGGCCGGGCCGGATCCTTTACGAGATGGACGGGGTGCCCGATGAACTGGCCCGCGAGGCCTTTCGCCTGGCCGCCCACAAGCTTCCCGTGAAGACCAAGTTTGTAAAAAGGGAGACGGCTTGA
- the rpmC gene encoding 50S ribosomal protein L29: MKPDEIKALSADEAKQKLVELKAAYFNLRFRHETGQLDNTSMLEKTKKDIARVKTVLSAYNR; the protein is encoded by the coding sequence ATGAAACCAGATGAAATCAAGGCATTGAGTGCCGACGAGGCAAAACAGAAGCTTGTCGAATTGAAGGCCGCCTACTTCAACCTGCGGTTTCGGCACGAAACCGGCCAGCTGGACAACACCAGCATGTTGGAGAAGACCAAGAAGGATATTGCCAGGGTCAAGACGGTGTTAAGCGCCTATAACCGGTAG
- the rpsQ gene encoding 30S ribosomal protein S17 → MKTRGLKRQFEGTVVSDKMDKTVIVAVERLVKHQEYKKYVRRTAKFAAHDEQNQCAVGDKVIITESRPLSRTKHWRVVNVVEKAV, encoded by the coding sequence ATGAAGACAAGAGGATTGAAGAGACAGTTTGAGGGGACCGTCGTCAGCGACAAGATGGACAAGACGGTTATCGTCGCGGTGGAGCGGCTGGTCAAGCACCAGGAGTACAAGAAGTACGTACGCCGGACAGCCAAGTTCGCGGCCCATGACGAGCAGAACCAGTGCGCCGTGGGCGACAAGGTGATCATCACGGAGTCCCGGCCCCTCAGCCGGACAAAGCACTGGCGCGTCGTCAATGTTGTGGAAAAGGCTGTTTAA
- the rplN gene encoding 50S ribosomal protein L14 — translation MIQTETRLKVADNSGAKIVYCIKVLGGSRRRYATVGDVIVVSVKEAIPNSKVKKGDVLKAVIVRTKKEIKRPDGSYIRFDENSAVLISGNNEPLGTRIFGPVARELRAKRFMKIVSLAPEVL, via the coding sequence ATGATCCAGACCGAGACACGACTGAAGGTGGCCGACAACTCAGGCGCTAAAATTGTCTATTGTATCAAGGTGTTGGGCGGCTCCCGGCGAAGATACGCCACGGTGGGAGACGTGATTGTGGTCTCTGTCAAGGAGGCGATTCCCAACTCGAAGGTGAAAAAGGGCGATGTGCTCAAGGCCGTCATTGTGCGCACCAAAAAAGAGATCAAGCGGCCTGATGGCTCCTATATCCGTTTTGATGAAAATTCAGCGGTGCTGATCTCCGGCAACAATGAGCCCCTGGGAACCCGTATTTTCGGTCCGGTGGCAAGGGAGCTTCGGGCCAAACGGTTCATGAAGATTGTTTCCCTGGCACCGGAAGTGCTGTAA
- the rplX gene encoding 50S ribosomal protein L24, whose protein sequence is MQKEKVNIKKNDKVKVVAGKDKGKIGKVLSVNREKNRLVVENINMIKRHTRPNVSNRQGGIIEREAPIDRSNVMLMCGKCVTPVRIKMKELEDGRKVRMCGKCKELID, encoded by the coding sequence ATGCAGAAAGAAAAAGTGAATATCAAGAAGAACGATAAGGTCAAGGTCGTTGCCGGCAAGGACAAGGGCAAGATCGGAAAAGTGCTTTCCGTCAACCGGGAAAAGAACCGGCTGGTGGTGGAGAACATCAACATGATCAAGCGCCATACGCGGCCCAATGTCAGCAATCGGCAGGGTGGTATCATTGAAAGAGAGGCCCCCATCGATCGTTCCAACGTGATGCTGATGTGCGGCAAGTGCGTAACGCCTGTGCGGATCAAGATGAAAGAGCTGGAAGATGGCCGCAAGGTACGCATGTGCGGCAAGTGCAAAGAACTCATTGATTAA
- the rplE gene encoding 50S ribosomal protein L5, whose product MSSFKEFYTTEVVPKLQETFGYKNVMQIPKLEKIVLNMGLGEAISNIKIIDSAVEELKLISGQQPVIRRARKSIAAFKLRQGMPVGCMVTLRHERMYDFFNKLVNIALPRVRDFRGISGQAFDGQGNYTLGVREQIIFPEIEYDKIDKIKGLNITIVTSVQKDDEARELLRLMGMPFKN is encoded by the coding sequence ATGTCGTCTTTTAAGGAATTTTATACCACAGAGGTGGTACCAAAGCTTCAGGAAACCTTTGGATATAAAAATGTGATGCAGATTCCCAAGCTCGAGAAGATCGTGCTGAACATGGGGCTGGGAGAGGCCATCAGCAACATCAAGATCATCGATTCGGCCGTGGAGGAGCTCAAGCTCATCTCCGGCCAGCAGCCGGTGATCCGGCGGGCGAGAAAGTCTATTGCCGCCTTCAAGCTGCGGCAGGGCATGCCCGTGGGCTGCATGGTCACCCTTCGCCATGAACGGATGTACGATTTTTTCAACAAGCTGGTGAACATCGCGCTTCCCCGGGTGCGTGATTTCAGGGGAATTTCGGGCCAGGCTTTTGACGGGCAGGGCAACTACACCCTGGGTGTGCGGGAACAGATTATCTTTCCCGAGATTGAGTATGACAAGATCGATAAGATAAAGGGACTCAACATTACCATCGTGACATCGGTGCAGAAAGATGACGAGGCCCGTGAACTGCTGCGGCTGATGGGAATGCCGTTCAAGAATTAG
- a CDS encoding type Z 30S ribosomal protein S14: MVVKASREPKFSARKYNRCPICGRPRAFIRKFGICRICFRSMASMGKLPGVTKSSW; the protein is encoded by the coding sequence TTGGTCGTAAAAGCAAGCAGGGAGCCTAAGTTCAGCGCAAGAAAGTACAACCGGTGTCCCATATGCGGTCGGCCCAGGGCCTTTATCAGAAAATTCGGCATCTGCCGTATCTGCTTCCGGTCCATGGCCTCCATGGGCAAGCTCCCGGGAGTGACCAAGTCGAGTTGGTAG
- the rpsH gene encoding 30S ribosomal protein S8: protein MKVTDPIADMLTRIRNAGKAKHASVDMPNSKLKTRIADILKASGYVKNYKVIDDDLQGVLRVYLKYDKHNTHAIYGIERVSKSGRRVYTKNKDMAPVLNGLGISILSTSRGVMTDKQAIKENVGGEVLCNVW from the coding sequence ATGAAAGTGACCGACCCGATTGCGGATATGCTGACCCGGATACGCAATGCCGGAAAAGCAAAGCATGCCAGCGTCGACATGCCCAATTCAAAACTGAAGACCCGTATAGCGGATATTCTCAAGGCCAGCGGGTATGTCAAGAACTACAAAGTGATCGACGACGATCTGCAGGGGGTGCTGCGCGTTTACTTGAAATACGACAAGCACAACACCCATGCCATTTACGGCATCGAGCGCGTCAGTAAATCCGGGCGCCGGGTTTACACGAAAAACAAGGATATGGCACCGGTACTCAACGGCCTGGGCATTTCCATTCTGTCCACCTCCCGGGGGGTGATGACGGACAAACAGGCCATAAAGGAAAACGTGGGAGGCGAAGTCCTCTGCAATGTCTGGTAA
- the rplF gene encoding 50S ribosomal protein L6: MARIGKKPIQVPDKVKVSYTDRCITVSSDKGVLSRTVQGDVDLEIKEDHIHVVAGSENRKVLALQGLYRSLVNNMVQGVSTGFSRSLEINGIGYRVELNGQTVVLNIGYSHPINFELPDGVTAKVEKNVLTLASIDKELLGQTAASIRKLRPPEPYKGRGIKYTDEHIQRKAGKTK, encoded by the coding sequence ATGGCGCGAATAGGAAAAAAACCGATTCAGGTTCCGGATAAGGTAAAGGTGTCATACACCGACAGGTGTATTACCGTGTCCAGCGACAAGGGAGTCCTGTCGCGGACCGTGCAGGGCGATGTGGACCTGGAGATCAAAGAGGATCACATTCACGTAGTGGCGGGCAGCGAGAACAGAAAGGTTCTGGCGCTGCAGGGCCTCTACCGTTCCCTGGTCAACAATATGGTTCAGGGCGTCAGCACCGGGTTCTCCCGCAGCCTGGAGATTAACGGCATCGGCTACCGGGTGGAGCTCAACGGCCAGACGGTGGTGTTGAACATCGGATATTCCCATCCGATCAATTTTGAGCTTCCCGACGGCGTTACCGCCAAGGTGGAAAAGAACGTGCTGACCCTTGCTTCTATCGACAAGGAGCTGCTGGGACAGACGGCGGCGTCCATTCGCAAGTTGCGACCGCCGGAGCCCTACAAGGGGCGGGGCATCAAGTACACCGATGAGCATATTCAGCGCAAGGCCGGCAAGACTAAATAG
- the rplR gene encoding 50S ribosomal protein L18, which yields MGAANKKQELRLKRKARIRKKIAGTPERPRLSIFRSARHIYAQLIDDTKGVTFVTASSNEPDVKNNTELSGKNKSEVAVFVGKLIAGRAKDKGISSVVFDRGGFVYHGRVKAVSDGAREGGLNF from the coding sequence ATGGGTGCTGCAAACAAAAAACAGGAGTTGCGGTTAAAAAGAAAGGCCAGAATCCGGAAAAAGATTGCGGGTACCCCGGAGCGGCCGCGGTTGAGCATATTCAGAAGCGCGCGGCACATATACGCGCAGCTGATCGACGACACAAAGGGCGTGACCTTTGTGACCGCATCCAGTAATGAACCGGATGTGAAGAACAATACGGAACTGTCGGGCAAGAACAAGTCCGAGGTGGCGGTGTTCGTGGGCAAACTGATTGCCGGGCGCGCCAAGGACAAAGGCATCTCCTCGGTGGTGTTCGACAGGGGCGGATTTGTATATCACGGGCGGGTCAAGGCGGTTTCCGACGGGGCCCGTGAAGGCGGCCTGAATTTTTAA
- the rpsE gene encoding 30S ribosomal protein S5, translated as MFKETNKEESQFIDNVVHIRRVSKVVKGGRKFRFSAVVVVGDGNGNVGCGLGKAHEVPEAIRKGAEKAKRDMVSVPLVEGTIPFKIIGRFGAGRVMLKPAARGTGLIAGGAVRAVLEAAGVTDILTKCMGTHNSHNVVKATIRGLQQLQTRDQIAARRGIPVEEL; from the coding sequence TTGTTTAAAGAGACCAATAAGGAAGAGAGCCAGTTTATCGATAACGTGGTCCACATTCGGCGGGTGTCGAAGGTGGTCAAGGGCGGGCGCAAGTTCCGTTTCAGTGCCGTTGTGGTGGTAGGCGATGGAAACGGCAACGTGGGCTGCGGCCTGGGAAAAGCCCACGAGGTTCCCGAGGCGATCCGCAAAGGCGCTGAGAAGGCCAAGCGGGACATGGTTTCCGTTCCCCTGGTGGAAGGCACCATTCCCTTTAAGATTATCGGAAGATTCGGCGCCGGACGTGTCATGCTCAAGCCTGCCGCAAGAGGAACCGGCCTGATTGCCGGCGGTGCCGTGCGTGCCGTGCTGGAGGCCGCCGGTGTGACGGATATTTTAACCAAGTGCATGGGAACCCACAATTCGCACAACGTAGTTAAGGCCACCATTCGGGGGTTGCAGCAGTTGCAGACCCGTGATCAGATCGCAGCCCGGCGGGGTATACCGGTGGAAGAGCTGTAG
- the rpmD gene encoding 50S ribosomal protein L30, which yields MSGSIKVTLAKSMIGRPEKHRKVLRAMGLTKVNRTVCLQDTPTVQGMIRKVSHLLRVEESADGSE from the coding sequence ATGTCTGGTTCTATCAAAGTGACATTGGCCAAAAGCATGATCGGGCGGCCGGAAAAGCACCGGAAGGTGCTGCGGGCCATGGGGCTGACCAAGGTGAATCGAACGGTCTGTCTGCAGGACACGCCGACGGTCCAGGGAATGATTCGAAAGGTGTCGCATTTATTGCGCGTAGAGGAGAGTGCTGATGGATCTGAGTAA
- the rplO gene encoding 50S ribosomal protein L15 — translation MDLSNLSPAPGSTKARKRLGRGPGSGNGTTAGRGNKGHNSRSGGGVRPGFEGGQMPLHRRLPKRGFVNIFAKDIAVVNIRDLARFESGSVVDGEALKAKGLVKGRVDGIKLLGKGDIAYPLTVKVSHVSRSAREKIEAAGGAIEVIS, via the coding sequence ATGGATCTGAGTAATTTATCTCCCGCGCCGGGGTCCACAAAGGCCAGAAAGCGCCTGGGGCGCGGCCCCGGGTCCGGCAACGGCACCACGGCAGGAAGAGGAAACAAGGGCCATAACAGCCGGTCCGGCGGTGGCGTGCGTCCGGGGTTTGAGGGCGGTCAGATGCCCCTGCACCGGCGCCTGCCCAAGCGGGGGTTTGTTAATATTTTTGCCAAAGATATCGCCGTGGTCAACATTCGCGATCTCGCCCGGTTTGAAAGCGGCAGCGTGGTGGACGGCGAGGCGTTGAAGGCAAAAGGACTGGTAAAGGGACGCGTGGACGGCATCAAGCTGCTGGGAAAGGGCGATATCGCCTATCCGCTCACGGTCAAGGTATCCCATGTCAGCCGCTCGGCCCGCGAAAAGATTGAAGCGGCCGGCGGCGCCATTGAGGTGATCTCCTGA